ACCCTCGATGAACGGGATGATCGGCTCATTCGGCACGTTCAGGGTGTTGTCGGTGTTGACGGTGATCTTGGTGCCGCCTTCGGGAACGACAATTTTCTGAAACCCCATTGAGAACTCCCCTGTCTGGTCTGTTCAGTGGAGCGCGGAGTATAGCATTCACCCCACGGCTCGGAGTAGGCTTGACCCCGTATTTGTCGACAATCCATGGTAGCAAGACGTTGGTCGAATGAGCGCCCTCTATCTCCTGCACAAGCCCTACCGCATGCTCTCCCAGTTCACCGACCGTGCCGCGGCGACGGGCGAGCGTCGGGCGACCCTGGCCGACGTCATCGACGTGCCGGGCATCTATCCCGCCGGGCGCCTGGACCACGACTCGGAGGGCCTGCTGTTGCTCTCCGATGACGGCGAGCTGATCCATCGCATCGCCCATCCGCGCCACAAGCAGCCCAAGACCTATCGCGTCCAGGTGGAGGGCGAGCCCGACGAGGCGGCCCTGCGGGCGCTGCGAGACGGGGTCGAGCTCAAGGACGGCCTCACCCGGCCGGCCAGGGTCCGTCGCCTCGACGCGAGTGGCCTGCCGGAGCGGGACCCGCCGCTGGACCCCCGGCGCCACCCGCTCACCACCTGGCTCGAGCTGACCATCGCCGAGGGCCGCAATCGCCAGGTGCGGCGCATGACCGCCCACGTCGGCTTTCCCACCCTGCGCCTGGTGCGGGTGGCCATCGGTCCCTGGCGGCTGGATGGGCTGGCGCCCGGCGAGTGGCGCCGTGAGACCCTGCACGCCCCCAAGCCGCCGGCCCAGCGCCGCGGCCCGCCGAGGAGACGCCCATGAGCCGCTGGCACCCCTTCGTCACCGTCGCCACCGTGGTGGAGCGCGCCGGCCGCTACCTGATG
The Halomonas sp. M4R1S46 DNA segment above includes these coding regions:
- a CDS encoding pseudouridine synthase, translating into MSALYLLHKPYRMLSQFTDRAAATGERRATLADVIDVPGIYPAGRLDHDSEGLLLLSDDGELIHRIAHPRHKQPKTYRVQVEGEPDEAALRALRDGVELKDGLTRPARVRRLDASGLPERDPPLDPRRHPLTTWLELTIAEGRNRQVRRMTAHVGFPTLRLVRVAIGPWRLDGLAPGEWRRETLHAPKPPAQRRGPPRRRP